The Brachypodium distachyon strain Bd21 chromosome 4, Brachypodium_distachyon_v3.0, whole genome shotgun sequence nucleotide sequence GAGTGAACTCCCAAAAACTGAACAAGTGAACTCCCACACAAAGTGCATGTGAACTTCTGCTACCAGGGTATTGATCCTCCAGATTAACAAGAATACTACACCCTTTTTTTGCAGCCTAGCAGCTAGCGAACCCCCAACCCGAACATGTGAACTTCTacaccttttttgttttgcatcaTGCTAGCTACTGAACTCACCAAATTGACCACGTGAACTCTCATAAAAAGACAAGTGAACTTCTCTTTTCTTGGCAGCCAAAACGATTAACAAGGCTACTGCACCAATGTTTTTTGCAGCCTATCAGTCAGTGAACTCCCCCAAATTGAACATGTGAACTCCCATTAAAGTGCATGTGAACTTCCGCCAATCATGAAAATATGAGGAACAAGATTTTTGGCCAGGAAGTTTTGTCAAACTAGATTATCAAGGCTATTACGCCCCTATTTGAAGCATACAGCTAGTGAACAGAGAAGTAGATAAATCTGAACTTTCAGGtacataaaacaaaaaatcaatTTGCACTATTCAAAAGTAGATGGAAAAACGGGGAAGTCATGTTTTTTTGGGTTTTGCTGTCTAACCTGTCAGCATGCAGATTGGTTGCTTCCCTCGCATGCATTTCAAGAATGTGCTGAACACCCACTTAAATGAATATACACTTTCATCACCCATTAATGCAACACCAAATATCGATGAGAGCAAATGGTTACTGACGCCGACAAATACCGCAAGGGGTAAGTGGAACTTGTTTGACTTGTATGTAGTGTCGAAAGTGGTGCAGTCGCCGAAATCAGCATAGGCAGCTCTGCAGCTTGCATTTGCCTAGAAAATGTTATTTAGTCTGTTATCTTCGTCGACATGCACATCGTAGTAGAagttttcattttcttctgtCATGTCATCAAAGAATTTGAAGAGTTTTTGCACATCATCTGCAGACTCTTTGCGTGCATTCTTCGCTTTCCTGCAACACATGTGTGCACAAAATTTTCAGTCATTTGCTAAAAGTCAAAGTTCAACAACTAAATAATCATGCCAgcaaggggggggggggggtagaACCATACGTACATGTTCAACACATCTCTATTATGACAACCCAGCTTGTCACGGCCACCACTCAGCCTGGTAAGCAAACTCATGATGTTAACATGTTTGACGTTGCTCAATTGGAGGTCTTTTATGTAGTCCTGCAAGGTTGGGTTGACTCTTTTGTGTGAATGGAGGAAAACTAGCATTGACGGGCTGAGGGTCAGCTGGTGGTTGTGCTCAAAGTGGATGCCTTTTATGACGCAACCACCATCAGCATTCATCTTCACGCCCATATGAGCCTTGCACCCAATTTTTTTACTTGCTCTGCCACGCTGCAGTTCGCCATCATGAACACTTGTCGTGTACTTACCCTACCTG carries:
- the LOC106866674 gene encoding protein FAR-RED IMPAIRED RESPONSE 1-like, which codes for MGVKMNADGGCVIKGIHFEHNHQLTLSPSMLVFLHSHKRVNPTLQDYIKDLQLSNVKHVNIMSLLTRLSGGRDKLGCHNRDVLNMKAKNARKESADDVQKLFKFFDDMTEENENFYYDVHVDEDNRLNNIF